In Pikeienuella piscinae, the sequence GAGGGCGGGCGCCGGGTCGGGCGCGCCTTTCGGCAGGCCGGCGCGCGCCGCCTTCATCGCCTTCGCGTCCTCGATGATGGCGCGGAGATCGGCCGCGTCGAGATCGCGGATGTCGAGGAAGTGGCGCGGGGCGGCGCCCCCGCTCATGCCGCGTCCAACGCGGATGCGGCCTGGTCCAGCCGGCTCAGCGCCTCGTCGATCTCGTCTTCGGTGACATTGAGCGGCGGCATGACGCGGACGATGTTGTCCGCCGCCGGCACGGTCAGGATCCCGGCGTCATAGCCGGCCTGCACAACATCCGTGTTCGGCGCGACGCATTTGAGGCCGAGCATCAGCCCCTCGCCGCGCGTCGCCGCGAAGACCTTGGGATGCGCATCGACCAGCGCGCCGAGTTTCTGGCGGAGCTTTCCGGCCATGCGGTTGACGTGATCGAGAAAGCCGGGCGCCGTGATCTCCTCCAGCACCGCGAGGGCGACCGCGCAGCCCAGCGGATTGCCGCCATAGGTCGAACCGTGGCTGCCGGCGACCATGCCGGCGGCGGCTTTTTCGGTGGCGAGGCAGGCGCCGATGGGAAAGCCGCCGCCGATGCCCTTGGCGATGGCCATGATGTCCGGCGTCACGCCCGCCCATTCATGCGCGAAGAGCCGCCCGGTCCGCCCGACGCCGCACTGAATCTCGTCGAAGATCAGGAGGGCGCCGTTCTCGTCCGCGATCTCGCGTAGGGCGCGCAGGAAATCTCGCTCGATCGGGATGATCCCGCCTTCGCCAAGCACCGGCTCGATGCAGATCGCGGCGGTCTTTTCGCCGACCGCCGCGCGCACCGCGTCGAGGTCGATGGGGACGCGCTTGAAGCCGGGCAGGAGCGGGCCGAAACCCTTCGCCATCTTCTCGGTTCCCGAAGCGGAGATGCCGGAAAAGGTCCGGCCGTGGAAATTGCCTTCGAATACGACGATCTCCACCCGCTCCGTCTGGCCGATATGGTGCTGGTGTTTGCGCGCGGTCTTGAAGGCGCATTCCATCGCCTCGGCGCCTGAATTGGTGAAGAACATCGTGTCGGCGAAGGTCAGTTCGCACAGCCGCGCCGAAAGGGCCTCCTGCCACGGGGCGCGGTAGAGATTGGAGGTGTGCCAGAGTTTCCCGGCCTGTTCGGTCAGCGCCGCGACGAGTTTCGGATGCGCGTGGCCGAGGCAGTTGACCGCGATTCCGGCGCCGAAATCGAGATGGCGTCGGCCCGAACCGTCGATCAGCCAGGCGCCTTCGCCCCGCACGAAATCATGGGCGGTGCGCGCATAGGTCGGCATCACGGTCGGGATCATCTGAACGG encodes:
- a CDS encoding aspartate aminotransferase family protein is translated as MIPTVMPTYARTAHDFVRGEGAWLIDGSGRRHLDFGAGIAVNCLGHAHPKLVAALTEQAGKLWHTSNLYRAPWQEALSARLCELTFADTMFFTNSGAEAMECAFKTARKHQHHIGQTERVEIVVFEGNFHGRTFSGISASGTEKMAKGFGPLLPGFKRVPIDLDAVRAAVGEKTAAICIEPVLGEGGIIPIERDFLRALREIADENGALLIFDEIQCGVGRTGRLFAHEWAGVTPDIMAIAKGIGGGFPIGACLATEKAAAGMVAGSHGSTYGGNPLGCAVALAVLEEITAPGFLDHVNRMAGKLRQKLGALVDAHPKVFAATRGEGLMLGLKCVAPNTDVVQAGYDAGILTVPAADNIVRVMPPLNVTEDEIDEALSRLDQAASALDAA